TCCATTCAGCAGCATCTCACTGGTTTCAGTGTTGGTAGGTTTGTAATCTACATAAAATTCCTGTGTGCTTGGAGTCATTTGCTTCAGtgactgtcttttctttttcctgtgcctTCGCATGAGAGagcgctgctgcagctgcttcatACTGGCTGGGTAACGCTTCCATGACACATAGATTACCAGCAGGATCACAAGCACAGACAAGAAAAGGGCCACGCTGCCTGCTATGATTTTATGGAAGGAGATGTGTTCTGTGTCGTGCTCAGGTTCAGAGCTCGATTCAGTCGCTCCAATAGttgggggcagagggggctTGCTGTCATGTTTAGGCCTGGTGAGTTTTGGTTTAAATGTTGGCTTTGGGAGAGCTCGTGCTAATTCAAACCTTTCCGTGGTACTTTTGCCACAGATGCTGTAGTTTTTCACTGCATCAATAACATTCACCCCTTGCAGCTCTTTGGGGCTGGCAcaaataattgtattttctctcaGCCCTTTAAAACTTTTAAGCCAGTTTACCAGAGAGcaaatgtttctgctgcattCCCATATATTCCCGGCAAGGCTGATGTCATTGAGGGATATCCAAGAATCCAAAATTTCTTGACCAATAAATGTGAGCTTGTTTGAATCCAGGTTGAGGCGCTGTAAATTGGGCACACACTGAAAAACACTAGGTCCACTGAAAGCTTCTATTTCATTGCCAGATAAATCAAGTCTTTGTAACGAGCTCCAGGTCCAGGACATAGTTTGTCCTATCACACTGATTTTATTCCACTGTAAATAAAGGTTCTGAAGGCTGACTAGCCTTGGGAAAAGTGCCAGGTTGAGCTTAGAAAATTGATTGTGCTCCAGATGAAGCTCTTTCAGTCTGATCATGCCTGCAAAGACATTCCTTGCTAAACTTCGGATGCGATTATAACCCAGGTCCAACAGTTCAAGGTTCCTACAATCTTGAAATATTCGAACAGGGATGGTTCTTAGGGAATTGGACCGCAAATGTAAACTGAGCAGCTTCCTTAAGCCCCTGAACTGTTCAGATCCCAGAGACTGCAGCTGATTGTATGACAGATCCAAATTCCGAAGATTTGTCACAGGTCTGAAGGTATTATTAAGAAAATAGGAGATTCTGTTGGAACTCAAGATCAACTCTTTTAGTCTGCGTATTCCACTGAAAGCATTTTCGTCAATATTGCTGATGTGGTTATGGTCTAAATAGAGCCAGGTGAGTTGATTAAGACCTTTAAATTGATTGTATTTTAGTTTTTGGAGGCTGTTATATCGAAGGGACAAACCTAAACAACCAGCAGATATACTTGAGGGAATCTCCTGCAATTTCTGAGATTCACAATATACCATTTTGCCTTCACACCTACAGCCCTTAGGGCATCCTCgttcagcagaagaaagcattgTCAGTAATACAGTAGGGGCTATTACCAGAGCTACAGCTGATCCGCTCAGTAGCCTAATTACATTGAAacctggaaataaaaacaacttaGAAAAGTTATCCCCCCACACATCAGTCATTTCTTTCAATCATGctaaaatcttttatttcaacAATCATTTTAAAATCCCTAGCTCGACTCAACTACTTTTcacattgttttctttactcagattttttttttaaagaatacctttatataaataatgaaagacAGTTGGGTAAACGGTGTAATCCCTAAGCAATTTAACTGTAATGACAAATCACATCAAGGTAAGTCTATGGAGTAATTAAAGCACAGGCTATGCAGTGGCTATGAactatacataaaaaaaataacatgaaaaacatACCCATCCTTTGTGTTGTTCAAAGGTCGTCCTTAGgtcttttgttttttgcttaGTGTGCCACAAGCATGGCAGCCCCTGTCAGCTGCACTGTAGTGAGTCAGGGCTCGCTGACacccaggaagaaaaattgGACCCCTTGGGAGATGGACCGATTTTGGAACATTATTCTTTGCCAGCCATGCAGAACACTCCAAGAATAAATCAATCCCGACACAGCATTCGCAGCAAAATGTCAAATTCTTCCTAGGTAATAGGATCTTCATGGATAATACGTTTTTGCATCTTTATAGTTAGGAAcctggcttttaaaatttcGCTTTATAGGAAAGCATGTTAGATTCCTCCAAGCACAGTTTAGCTATCTGAATTCACACATCTGTATTCCATAGCACAGCAGTTCTCTTACTTAGTACCCGATCCGGCTAGGAAGCTGCTTTGTAGCATAGAAGGTAGAATAAGCCCGTACAATGAACAAGCTCTGCTCACTTCTGCACACTGTCATTCTGAAAGCTCCGTCCGTCCGACTGTTGCTTTGGTTTCGGGGAATGCAGTCTTATGTAAAGCTGCCCCCAGTGGTGAAGAATATTATGGGCATGTGCAGAAATGTCTTCCTTTATCTTGCAAATGAGTAAGCTCTGCTGGGAAAAAGAGTGATTGTTCTGAGCGACTAATAGAAGCTGAATGGTCAGCTTCGATGTAAACTAGTGAGGTGTGATGAAATAGCCAAAGCCTCTTAGtctcttttgctgtttgtgaaaGCTGTTCTGCATCCTTGAACTTAATAGCTCAGCATGCACTGCTGAGACTTTTGTCTGAAGGGCTTACATGACATTTGTAGGACATAGATACAAATTTTTGGTCCGAagggtgttttgctttttttcttactgcgTTAGATGTGTTCACATGACCTTTTTGCAATAACTCACTATTTTTAAGCGAAGTATCAGCCCCTTCAGTGTGTCTCTCATCGAGCGTTTCAGTGGGGACACTGTATTTtacaacatgaaaaatgttttggagctgacattttgcctttttgctttttttcttctctgttaaaaGGCAGAGTGCCAGGAGGTTAGAAGAGAGTATTGTGCTCATTTATTTCCCAACTTGCTGTCACTTCGTTCCACAACACTAACGCTTCAAACACGGGCTTCCATAACCCTGACAATATAGGCACTAAGCAGCTTGGTGTAGTACCGTAatcagctgaattatttttactgtaacttATGACATGGGCAGGATTTTTTGTGAAGGTGTAATATAGAGGCGTTTTTAAGATGTGTGACGCTGGGCAGTCCTTATACATCAGATAAAGAGCCATCTTCTCTTTCCttattcttcccttctttcctgcATCCTGTAGAGAAGGGCACATCCTCTTATCTGGGCAGAGAAAAGGTAAGGTGCTGTTACAGCAAATGCATCACACTGGCAGCCTTCTTTCACCAAAAAATGTGTGATCAGAGATGATGACGGGGAAGTGTAAAACCATGGCTCTTTGTCATGCAAGAATAGGCTAGAGCTTGAAGAGAAGTGTGCTGCCCATTAAAAGAGGAATATAGATTACAGTCCCTCAAATGCAACCAGGCGGCTCTGagaactgcttttcctttctaagGCAGAATCCTTACCCCTTGGAATAATGTGCTTTGACTTTTCCCTTATTATTCACTGCTGTGAGCATAGAAGAACTTAAAATGAGGTGAAACCTGAAATTTTCCATGCATTAAAATGCCAGCATTGCCGGTACTTAGTCTGTGAATGACTTCAGGCTTAGAGTAATCCCACTAGTATTAACACACCTATCTATAGTCCCTAAATTAGGAGCACAGTCACCCCTGGCTAACAACTATGAACATCTTTCATGTCAGGAGTCAGAAATAGATACCTGCATCAAAGCACATCCTGTGGAAATTCTCCCCTTTGGGTcagatttgggggggggggggggaagggaaagggttAATTCCTCCATTAATCTCTGTCACTGCCACCATCTCCTGTTCTCTATTACAGCTTGTTTCTGGCTCTTAAATCTGATCTGTAAGGTTGAAGAGTCAGTGACAAACTGCAGACTGCACTGGGATCTGTGATAGTCTGGGGAGCTGTTCTGCTGATGGGAGTGTCATGTGCCAGTCCTGGTGTGCCTGTTATAGATTTTCCATCACTGCTTTGAGGTCTCTCTGTACTTGATGGAGCAGGCTTGGCAGCTTCAGAAGACAATTCAGACCATCGTTAAGCCCATTTGCACCTTGGAACTGGTGCTCTTCCTCTGTTGACAGTAGAGGATGCCTGTGACAAGTAAACTCTTCATTGAAATGTCTCAGTTAGGATCCTGAACTTAGATGGCATGAAATTAGGTCTGAATCTTCACCTGGTTCAAACACAGCATGTAAAGCTTTAGGTAACAGCCAACTTCTTTCTCCTGAAGACTTAGTGATACTTAGGATACCAGCTCAGTCTGAGCCTTCTCCCCAAACTTTCCTTATCCTctggcttttcctcttttgtcttctccctcctccatcTTCATTGTGGAGTTGACAAGTAACTTCCCTGCCACCATGAGTCAGCAGAgcttcagcagcttttccaggGTTTTAATAATTGCCAATATACTGGGCAAATAAGAGGGAACAGACACTCTTTTACCGtgagttattttcatttttctgaaagggGTGAGACATCAAGAGATGAACAGAGAGAGCATCAAATCTATGTTAATGGATTGCCAAATTCAATCTTCTTTACTGAGATCCTTTTTGAATtacacaaacaggaaaagtgCCAGTGTCTGataaacagttttttaaaattacatttctgtatctTCATACAGCTGAATGGGTTCTTTTCAAATTATGGATATAAAGCTCTCCCAGTATGAAACATTTCATACAAAATTTCAGACCAGTCTGGCCATATTATAAACTAAGGAAAATAGAGAATTAAGttaaagctgtgttttaaataagAAGATACAAT
The Falco naumanni isolate bFalNau1 chromosome 9, bFalNau1.pat, whole genome shotgun sequence DNA segment above includes these coding regions:
- the LRRTM3 gene encoding leucine-rich repeat transmembrane neuronal protein 3 isoform X1, whose protein sequence is MTDVWGDNFSKLFLFPGFNVIRLLSGSAVALVIAPTVLLTMLSSAERGCPKGCRCEGKMVYCESQKLQEIPSSISAGCLGLSLRYNSLQKLKYNQFKGLNQLTWLYLDHNHISNIDENAFSGIRRLKELILSSNRISYFLNNTFRPVTNLRNLDLSYNQLQSLGSEQFRGLRKLLSLHLRSNSLRTIPVRIFQDCRNLELLDLGYNRIRSLARNVFAGMIRLKELHLEHNQFSKLNLALFPRLVSLQNLYLQWNKISVIGQTMSWTWSSLQRLDLSGNEIEAFSGPSVFQCVPNLQRLNLDSNKLTFIGQEILDSWISLNDISLAGNIWECSRNICSLVNWLKSFKGLRENTIICASPKELQGVNVIDAVKNYSICGKSTTERFELARALPKPTFKPKLTRPKHDSKPPLPPTIGATESSSEPEHDTEHISFHKIIAGSVALFLSVLVILLVIYVSWKRYPASMKQLQQRSLMRRHRKKKRQSLKQMTPSTQEFYVDYKPTNTETSEMLLNGTGPCTYNKSGSRECEIPLSMNVSTFLAYDQPTISYCGVHHELLAHKPYDSNNQEETVETHLETDLDLSTITTAARIKEHSQQLA
- the LRRTM3 gene encoding leucine-rich repeat transmembrane neuronal protein 3 isoform X2 → MGFNVIRLLSGSAVALVIAPTVLLTMLSSAERGCPKGCRCEGKMVYCESQKLQEIPSSISAGCLGLSLRYNSLQKLKYNQFKGLNQLTWLYLDHNHISNIDENAFSGIRRLKELILSSNRISYFLNNTFRPVTNLRNLDLSYNQLQSLGSEQFRGLRKLLSLHLRSNSLRTIPVRIFQDCRNLELLDLGYNRIRSLARNVFAGMIRLKELHLEHNQFSKLNLALFPRLVSLQNLYLQWNKISVIGQTMSWTWSSLQRLDLSGNEIEAFSGPSVFQCVPNLQRLNLDSNKLTFIGQEILDSWISLNDISLAGNIWECSRNICSLVNWLKSFKGLRENTIICASPKELQGVNVIDAVKNYSICGKSTTERFELARALPKPTFKPKLTRPKHDSKPPLPPTIGATESSSEPEHDTEHISFHKIIAGSVALFLSVLVILLVIYVSWKRYPASMKQLQQRSLMRRHRKKKRQSLKQMTPSTQEFYVDYKPTNTETSEMLLNGTGPCTYNKSGSRECEIPLSMNVSTFLAYDQPTISYCGVHHELLAHKPYDSNNQEETVETHLETDLDLSTITTAARIKEHSQQLA